The proteins below are encoded in one region of Planctopirus limnophila DSM 3776:
- the rplA gene encoding 50S ribosomal protein L1 — protein MESKLPKGVKPCKFDQTVTISVRLGVDPRQADQIVRGSIVFPHGIGKSKRVLVFAQGDNVKIAQDAGAEFVGGKELADKIKEGWVDFDVAIATPDMMGVVGPLGRVLGPRGLMPSPRAGTVTADVAAAVKEYRAGKVEFRVDDGGNVHCVVGKMSFGEQQLIENVEAFLKYIRSLKPATSKGQYIRNIVIVGSMTPAVYVTAV, from the coding sequence ATGGAGTCGAAGCTGCCCAAGGGTGTCAAGCCTTGCAAGTTTGACCAGACGGTCACCATCTCTGTCCGCCTTGGTGTCGATCCGCGTCAGGCTGATCAGATCGTCCGCGGCTCGATCGTTTTCCCTCACGGCATTGGTAAATCGAAGCGCGTGCTGGTCTTCGCTCAGGGCGACAACGTCAAGATTGCTCAGGACGCTGGTGCCGAGTTTGTCGGTGGCAAAGAGTTGGCCGACAAGATTAAAGAAGGCTGGGTTGACTTTGATGTCGCCATTGCCACGCCCGACATGATGGGTGTCGTCGGTCCCCTTGGCCGGGTCCTCGGTCCTCGCGGTTTGATGCCCTCTCCCAGGGCTGGGACAGTGACTGCTGACGTCGCGGCTGCCGTTAAAGAATACCGTGCTGGTAAAGTCGAGTTCCGCGTCGATGATGGCGGCAACGTCCATTGTGTAGTCGGCAAGATGAGCTTCGGCGAGCAACAGCTGATTGAAAACGTGGAAGCGTTTTTGAAGTACATTCGCTCACTCAAGCCCGCGACCTCCAAGGGCCAGTACATTCGTAATATTGTCATCGTCGGCAGCATGACTCCCGCCGTCTATGTGACTGCAGTCTAG
- the rplL gene encoding 50S ribosomal protein L7/L12, with the protein MADFDSATTELGDKIVALTLLQAKALADYLEQVHGIKPAGGAVVMAPGGGGAAPAAPVEEKTEFDVILTGFGDNKLSVIKVVRTATGLGLKEAKDLVEGAPKPVKTGISKEDADKLKKELEASGATAEIK; encoded by the coding sequence ATGGCTGATTTTGATTCTGCAACAACTGAACTGGGCGACAAGATTGTTGCTCTCACTCTGCTCCAGGCGAAGGCTCTGGCCGACTATCTCGAGCAGGTTCACGGCATTAAGCCTGCTGGCGGTGCTGTCGTAATGGCACCTGGTGGTGGTGGTGCCGCTCCTGCTGCTCCTGTCGAAGAGAAGACTGAGTTCGATGTGATTCTTACTGGCTTTGGCGATAACAAGCTGAGCGTCATCAAGGTTGTCCGTACAGCCACTGGCCTTGGTCTCAAGGAAGCCAAGGATCTTGTCGAAGGCGCTCCTAAGCCAGTCAAGACTGGTATCTCGAAGGAAGATGCCGACAAGCTCAAGAAGGAACTCGAAGCTTCTGGTGCCACTGCTGAGATCAAGTAA
- the rplJ gene encoding 50S ribosomal protein L10 — MSKVVKKMMIDDIRTAVGEHRDLLVLDASKVDAVSANKWRLLMQSKKISVLGVRNSVANAALREVGIDLADSLKGPSTIVWGAEDVVALAREIVDSLKDCKNLAVKGGTLSGTALSASDVEKLSKSPGRKEVLGQLVGLILSPGANLAGALLGAGGTLAGQVQSIAEKTE, encoded by the coding sequence ATGAGTAAAGTTGTCAAAAAAATGATGATCGACGACATCCGCACAGCGGTCGGCGAACATCGTGATTTATTAGTTCTGGATGCCTCCAAGGTTGATGCAGTCTCCGCCAACAAGTGGCGACTGCTGATGCAGTCCAAGAAAATTTCTGTTCTGGGCGTGCGTAACTCAGTCGCCAATGCTGCTCTTCGAGAAGTCGGCATCGATCTGGCGGATTCGCTCAAAGGCCCTTCCACTATAGTGTGGGGTGCTGAAGACGTTGTGGCTTTAGCTCGCGAGATTGTTGATTCCCTCAAGGACTGTAAAAACCTCGCAGTCAAGGGCGGAACTCTCAGTGGGACTGCTCTTTCAGCTTCTGATGTGGAGAAGCTCAGCAAGAGCCCTGGCCGCAAAGAGGTTCTGGGTCAATTGGTTGGTTTGATTCTGTCACCAGGTGCAAACCTGGCTGGTGCTCTCTTGGGTGCTGGTGGCACATTGGCTGGACAGGTGCAAAGCATTGCTGAGAAGACTGAATAG